The following are encoded together in the Mycosarcoma maydis chromosome 4, whole genome shotgun sequence genome:
- a CDS encoding putative NADPH-cytochrome P450 reductase — protein MASQLDLFVLGLGGLLAVLYLFRDSLFGGAKDTGSKLANGAPLAATDQGGADFVSKLKSQNKRIAIFYGSQTGTAEEYATKLAKEAKARFGTSSLVLDPEEYEFDKLDQMPQDTVAVFVMATYGEGEPTDNAVGLMEFIENESPEFSNGSERLENLNYVIFGLGNRTYEHFNAVARKLDARLQSLGAKRIGERGEGDDDKSMEEDYLAWKDSMFEALATSLNFEEGGGGDVPDFKVTELANHPDDKVYHGELSARALLGTKGIHDAKNPYNAVVKEARELFVQGTADRTCVHIEFDIDGSGISYQHGDHIAVWAHNPEPEVDRVLAVFGLLDKRTTVIDVESLDPTLAKVPFPVPTTYEAVFRHYIDITSHASRQTLNSFAKFAPSPDIQAKLEKVCANKDIFQAEIGSRLLKTTEAMQWIAGDDLQADVSSIKPWNVPFDRVISDLPRVGPRFYSISSSPKMHPKSVHITAVVLRYQANKSAPWVHGLATNLISSIKMAKNGEQPTGPSDPRYGTPKYLLDGPRGAYTKDGAFRAPIHIRRSNFRLPTSPKIPVIMVGPGTGVAPFRSFVQDRVCSAEKALEKSNGKSAQEALKDWGNLWLFYGCRKADEDFLYRDEWPQYAQKLGGKFIMETSLSREKFKPDGSKLYVQDLIWERRKQIAEDILERKAYIYICGEAKGMAHDVEAIFGKILEEAKGSAEEAKKEIKLLKERSRLLLDVWS, from the coding sequence ATGGCTTCGCAACTCGACTTGTTCGTTCTCGGTCTCGGAGGCTTGCTAGCCGTCCTTTATCTGTTCCGTGACAGCTTGTTCGGCGGTGCCAAGGACACTGGTTCCAAGCTTGCCAATGGCGCCCCTCTCGCTGCTACCGACCAAGGTGGCGCCGACTTTGTCTCGAAGCTCAAGTCCCAAAACAagcgcatcgccatcttctACGGCTCCCAAACCGGTACCGCCGAAGAATACgccaccaagctcgccaaggagGCCAAAGCCCGTTTTGGCACCTCTtctctcgtcctcgatcCCGAGGAGTACGAGTTCGACAAACTTGACCAGATGCCCCAAGACACCGTTGCCGTCTTTGTCATGGCAACTTACGGCGAGGGTGAGCCCACGGACAATGCCGTTGGCCTCATGGAGTTCATCGAAAACGAGTCGCCCGAATTCTCCAACGGCAgtgagcgtctcgagaaCCTCAACTACGTCATCTTTGGCCTTGGAAATCGGACCTACGAGCATTTCAACGCTGTTGCCcgcaagctcgatgcgcgTCTTCAGTCTCTCGGCGCCAAGCGcattggcgagcgaggcgaaggtgacgacgacaagagCATGGAGGAAGACTACTTGGCCTGGAAGGACTCCATGTTCGAGGCACTTGCCACTTCGCTCAACTTTGAAGAGGGCGGTGGAGGTGATGTGCCCGATTTCAAGGTCACCGAACTTGCCAACCACCCCGATGACAAGGTCTACCACGGCGAGCTTTCCGCTCGTGCGCTGCTTGGCACCAAGGGCATTCACGACGCCAAGAACCCGTACAACGCCGTCGTCAAGGAGGCTCGCGAGCTGTTTGTCCAAGGCACCGCCGATCGTACTTGCGTCCACATCGAATTCGACATTGATGGCTCCGGAATCTCGTACCAGCACGGCGACCACATTGCCGTGTGGGCACACAACCCCGAGCCAGAGGTTGACCGTGTTCTCGCCGTATTTGGTCTCCTCGACAAGCGCACCACCGtgatcgacgtcgaatcGCTTGACCCCACCCTTGCAAAGGTGCCCTTCCCCGTCCCCACCACGTACGAAGCCGTCTTCCGACACTACATTGACATCACCAGCCATGCCTCAAGACAAACGCTCAACAGCTTTGCCAAGTTTGCCCCTTCGCCCGATatccaagccaagctggaaaAGGTCTGTGCCAACAAGGACATTTTTCAGGCCGAAATCGGCAGTCGCTTGCTCAAGACCACAGAGGCCATGCAGTGGATCGCCGGCGACGATCTTCAGGCTGACGTCAGCTCCATAAAACCCTGGAACGTACCCTTTGATCGTGTAATCTCGGATCTTCCTCGTGTTGGTCCTCGCTTCtactcgatctcgtccagcCCCAAGATGCACCCCAAGTCGGTCCACATCACGGCTGTCGTGCTCCGATACCAGGCCAACAAGTCCGCCCCCTGGGTGCACGGTCTTGCCACCAACTTGATTAGCTccatcaagatggccaagaaTGGCGAGCAGCCAACTGGTCCCTCCGACCCGCGCTATGGCACCCCAAAGTATTTGCTGGACGGTCCGCGAGGCGCTTACACAAAGGACGGCGCATTCCGTGCTCCCATCCACATTCGACGCTCCAACTTTCGTCTACCCACCTCGCCCAAGATTCCTGTCATCATGGTCGGTCCCGGTACTGGCGTTGCGCCTTTCCGCTCTTTTGTGCAAGATCGCGTTTGCAGCGCCGAAAAGGCACTCGAGAAGTCCAACGGCAAGTCGGCTCAggaggcgctcaaggacTGGGGCAATCTCTGGCTCTTCTACGGCTGCAGGAAGGCCGACGAAGATTTCCTTTACCGTGACGAGTGGCCGCAATACGCACAGAAGCTCGGCGGCAAGTTCATCATGGAAACCTCGCTTTCGCGCGAAAAGTTCAAGCCTGACGGCTCCAAGCTTTACGTGCAGGACTTGATCTGGGAGCGACGCAAGCAGATTGCCGAGGACATTCTGGAGCGCAAGGCGTACATTTACATTTGCGGTGAAGCAAAGGGTATGGCGCACGATGTCGAGGCCATCTTTGGCAAGATCCTCGAGGAGGCAAAGGGTTCGGCAgaagaggccaagaaggagatCAAGTTGCTCAAGGAAcgctcgaggctgcttCTCGATGTATGGTCCTAA
- a CDS encoding uncharacterized protein (related to NADH-ubiquinone oxidoreductase 21.3 kDa subunit), producing the protein MSLRASRTVLNEAKNYASSHSYTYIEGKTPFWRKFRQVFSANAEISSGIPSIELNRWPQPGSRPERSATPPSAASDPAGNLYHNRDFRRKYPKLEMITQKDLTMLLLSSPNEDGTRSLQAPEDASNTTALTRPADLESPTAFTDVLAQVHKASDASSTGFYSASNLPPRPPFKQPHHILKLQKGAVPHDPHAYYPAENYA; encoded by the exons ATGTCTCTTCGAGCTAGCCGAACTGTTTTGAACGAGGCCAAGAACTACGCTTCGTCTCACAGCTATACGTACATCGAGGGCAAGACTCCCTTCTGGCGCAAATTCCGTCAGGTCTTTTCGGCCAACGCGGAGATCTCATCCGGCATCccgtcgatcgagttgaaCCGATGGCCTCAACCGGGATCTCGACCGGAGCGCTCTGCGACACCTCCGAGCGCCGCCTCTGATCCTGCGGGCAACTTGTACCACAACCGAGACTTCCGACGAAAATACcccaagctcgagatgaTCACGCAGAAGGACCTCACCATGCTCCTTCTGTCTTCGCCCAACGAGGATGGCACCCGAAGCCTGCAGGCGCCCGAGGACGCTTCGAACACCACCGCTCTCACGCGTCCGGCTGATCTGGAATCGCCCACCGCTTTTACTGACGTGCTCGCCCAAGTGCACAAGGCGTCGGATGCCTCGTCGACCGGCTTCTACTCGGCTTCCAACCTTCCACCGCGCCCTCCTTTCAAGCAGCCTCACCACATCCTCAAGCTGCAAAAGGGTGCTGTTCCGCACGACCCTCACGCATACTACCCTGC TGAGAACTACGCCTAG
- a CDS encoding uncharacterized protein (related to hormone-sensitive lipase), whose protein sequence is MIDHLLGRPSTKLKRVQIFSVILFWLCFLATGSRDGPSPLVRKINAKLKRFSPWQIIVFSSVGIYTIRHLDSLLGFGAPEPLARMYSRNFYRTTWIVTALDAGFASAMNIKPKWLRDLMSIVFSAYYIVYANEADEKLRKYRAFCTVEMMRYTWEKTTNPYVRLATCFHRPSLPIARPLLIARPQVGAHHTRPSKAWLFYAKSERQLRMEEELVLDFCGGGYICMNPQHHEERLRQLAKQMQKPVLCVDYCKAPEYPYPFALEECFDLYRTLHETAGKVIGMSGSPNFRILLTGDSAGGNLATGVVLKIIQYPQPRIQLAYSSLISSGGAQAQRPPPLPKPIGMVLSYPSLNFGFSSWMKPEHLRLLRQQSEVNLDNLAQHQSAIAASSSSSSLRSSRRRSVANLATTGSALDRKRAEAKRSRSKDRPKDSRSYQSLTRTAELHLDERARYAEVDPTSDENGTSTPSDSLLENVWADTAWTPTWEKGGLPWSQVARQAMLDEIADREEKRAQARFEQEQRVLQEAAEAADSRNRDQKRAPFNTRLTVTSMAGYFQDRIITQGMLRAMAILYVGPKRQPDLDNDYYLSPVVAPAHLLAEFPPVLFICGEKDPLCDDTVIMAGRIREAKLAKKADLERRRAMASARFGEGLRTTPISSTSHTKLPIDPIELESAEDWVQMRIIEGWSHGFLQMSALMPEAKQVIGFLGTWMSLVFEEFRDKLDDERENAEAEARQKVIESRVRAAASRDGSPLIGTRATLGNDQAFAARSQETGSLAGQSKVNESDSGRHVIEPATGATQAVQEDADDEAEGQDEDDDGPIMVIPKKHRPVASHASPCNRSSHQLAHAQAASPHTDFKEPGSALKPASEHLTLPQVASLRSEDDRDGRAHSDGETSRASGTLARQAHLAAVNRAESESNLLAEATARSGFAGNGSSTTARRGSKNGASSRIDERYRSMLVEEASLLARRRDDVLFGLEGNSAIVGDEDDDIIADALRGGRSGLSREIGAAESGQVDVSSNRGGGADYVE, encoded by the coding sequence ATGATCGATCACCTCCTCGGTCGACcctcgaccaagctcaagagAGTTCAGATCTTTTCGGTCATCCTCTTTTGGCTCTGTTTTCTCGCCACCGGCAGTCGCGATGGTCCTAGTCCGCTCGTACGCAAGATCAATGCCAAGCTTAAACGCTTTTCGCCATGGCAGATCATCGTGTTCAGCTCCGTCGGCATTTACACTATCCGTcacctcgactcgctcctcggctttggcgctcCCGAGCCGCTCGCTCGCATGTACTCGCGTAACTTTTACCGCACCACCTGGATCGTCACTGCCCTCGATGCCGGTTTTGCGTCCGCCATGAACATCAAGCCAAAGTGGTTGAGGGACCTGATGAGCATCGTCTTTTCCGCCTACTACATTGTCTATGCCAACGAGGCCGACGAGAAGCTCCGAAAGTACAGAGCCTTCTGCACTGTCGAGATGATGCGTTATACCTGGGAAAAGACTACCAACCCTTACGTTCGCTTGGCCACCTGCTTCCACCGTCCCTCGCTACCCATCGCACGTCCCCTCCTCATTGCGAGGCCACAAGTCGGCGCCCACCACACCCGACCCAGCAAAGCATGGCTTTTTTACGCAAAGAGCGAACGGCAGCTTCGcatggaggaggagcttgTCCTCGACTTTTGCGGCGGCGGTTACATCTGCATGAACCCACAGCATCACGAGGAGCGTCTTCGTCAACTCGCCAAACAGATGCAGAAGCCTGTCCTCTGCGTAGACTACTGCAAGGCGCCCGAGTATCCCTACCCCTTTGCTCTCGAGGAGTGCTTTGACCTCTATCGCACGCTCCACGAGACTGCAGGAAAGGTGATTGGCATGTCAGGATCGCCCAACTTCCGCATCCTTCTCACCGGCGACAGTGCCGGCGGCAACCTGGCCACCGGCGTCGTGCTCAAAATCATTCAGTATCCTCAGCCTCGCATTCAACTCGCGTACTCGTCGCTCATCTCCAGCGGcggtgctcaagctcaacgaccACCTCCGTTGCCCAAACCCATCGGCATGGTGCTCAGCTACCCGAGTCTCAACTTTGGCTTCTCCAGCTGGATGAAGCCAGAACACCTGCGCCTTTTGCGCCAACAAAGCGAGGTCAACCTCGACAACCTGGCGCAACACCAGTCCGCCATCGCggcttcctcctcttcctcctccctCAGATCCTCCAGGCGCAGGTCGGTGGCAAATCTGGCCACTACGGGTAGCGCCTTGGACCGCAAACGTGCCGAGGCCAAGCGCTCTAGGAGCAAGGATCGACCAAAAGACTCTCGCTCCTACCAGTCTCTTACCCGTACCGCCGagctccatctcgacgagcgtgcTCGTTACGCAGAGGTCGATCCTACGTCGGACGAAAACGGCACTTCCACGCCTTCCGATTCGCTACTTGAAAATGTTTGGGCTGACACCGCCTGGACGCCTACCTGGGAGAAGGGCGGTCTGCCTTGGAGCCAAGTTGCACGACAGgccatgctcgacgaaATTGCAGATCGAGAagagaagcgagcgcagGCTCGATTCGAACAGGAACAGAGAGTGCTCCAGGAGGCAGCCGAGGCTGCTGATAGCAGGAACAGGGATCAGAAGCGGGCGCCCTTCAATACACGCCTCACTGTCACCTCGATGGCTGGCTATTTTCAGGACAGGATCATTACCCAAGGCATGCTCCGTGCCATGGCCATCCTCTATGTCGGCCCCAAGCGTCAACCAGATCTCGATAACGACTACTACCTTTCGCCTGTGGTGGCGCCGGCACATCTGCTGGCCGAGTTCCCGCCCGTCTTGTTTATTTGCGGAGAAAAAGATCCTCTATGCGACGACACTGTCATCATGGCTGGTCGCATTCGGGAGGCCAAGCTAGCCAAGAAGGCGGATTTGGAACGACGCAGGGCCATGGCCTCGGCTCGATTCGGCGAAGGTCTGCGCACCACACCCATCTCGTCAACAAGCCATACCAAGCTACCCATCGATCCaatcgagctcgaatcggcAGAGGATTGGGTGCAGATGAGGATCATCGAGGGCTGGAGTCACGGCTTTTTGCAAATGTCGGCCTTGATGCCAGAGGCCAAGCAGGTGATCGGTTTCTTGGGTACTTGGATGTCGTTGGTGTTCGAGGAGTTCCGGGACAAGTTGGACGATGAGAGGGAAAACGCCGAGGCAGAAGCAAGGCAGAAGGTGATCGAGAGTCGCGtgcgtgcagcagcaagcagggACGGGTCGCCCTTGATCGGTACGCGTGCCACGCTGGGCAACGATCAAGCCTTCGCCGCCCGAAGCCAGGAAACAGGTTCTCTGGCCGGCCAGAGCAAGGTCAACGAGAGCGACAGCGGCCGCCATGTGATTGAGCCGGCTACCGGCGCGACCCAGGCTGTACAGGAGGACGCAGATGATGAAGCCGAAGGTcaggatgaggatgatgacggACCGATCATGGTGATCCCCAAGAAGCATCGACCGGTCGCCTCGCATGCTTCTCCGTGCAACCGTTCATCGCATCAGCTTGCGCATGCTCAGGCTGCGTCTCCACACACGGATTTCAAGGAGCCTGGGTCTGCTTTGAAGCCAGCGTCTGAGCATCTGACTCTTCCGCAGGTCGCCTCTCTGCGCTCAGAGGATGACCGCGACGGCCGAGCGCACAGCGATGGCGAAACGTCTCGTGCATCCGGCACCTTGGCGCGTCAGGCGCACCTAGCTGCTGTCAATCGCGCCGAGAGCGAAAGCAACCTGCTCGCGGAAGCCACTGCACGCTCTGGCTTCGCAGGCAACGGAAGCAGCACGACAGCGCGGAGAGGCAG